A section of the Elusimicrobiota bacterium genome encodes:
- a CDS encoding polysaccharide deacetylase family protein, which produces MKIDQLQKELDEIAQEAESLNKIDAISNDKKIEELRGEILQIRSKLPKLKEEILRQEKLTSGLVEMGKPTKEQLEKLRERKKIFLLLTLVVLFISNIGFCGQKVFVLCYHSFLSNKRFPTDFSPEELRNHLVILKNNGFSVISVSDFINSKVTGNKNILITIDDGNESVFRIYNEILKPLDIKPLLAIYPAIISRKKYAMTWEQLKELSADGWEIASHGYFHEKLNQKFYDKSKARFLFEIEKSKKVLENKFQKPITIFVYPFGLRSPITIETLKNNGFKYAFTIDGGGISLPVSSADKLYEIPRYMMTQSNWKNNLEKVIKKANQ; this is translated from the coding sequence CAGAGTCCTTAAATAAAATTGACGCAATAAGCAATGATAAAAAAATAGAAGAATTGCGGGGGGAAATATTGCAGATTAGGTCAAAATTGCCAAAGCTCAAAGAGGAAATACTCCGGCAGGAAAAGCTTACAAGCGGCCTGGTTGAAATGGGAAAACCGACAAAAGAACAGCTGGAAAAACTGCGGGAAAGAAAAAAAATATTTTTATTGCTAACTTTAGTTGTGTTATTTATTTCAAATATTGGTTTTTGCGGCCAAAAGGTATTCGTATTATGCTACCATTCTTTTTTGAGCAATAAAAGATTTCCTACGGATTTTTCTCCTGAAGAATTACGAAATCACCTGGTTATACTCAAAAATAACGGGTTTAGCGTTATCTCGGTTTCTGATTTTATTAATAGCAAAGTAACTGGAAATAAAAACATACTCATTACCATTGATGACGGGAATGAAAGTGTGTTCAGGATTTACAACGAAATATTAAAGCCATTAGATATCAAGCCGCTGCTTGCAATATACCCGGCAATAATAAGCAGAAAAAAGTATGCCATGACTTGGGAGCAATTAAAGGAATTATCCGCTGATGGCTGGGAAATAGCCTCTCATGGTTATTTTCATGAAAAATTAAACCAGAAATTTTATGATAAAAGTAAGGCAAGGTTTCTCTTTGAAATAGAAAAATCAAAAAAGGTACTGGAAAACAAATTCCAAAAGCCTATAACAATATTTGTATATCCATTTGGATTAAGGTCGCCAATCACCATAGAGACTCTAAAAAATAATGGTTTCAAATATGCATTTACAATTGATGGCGGCGGAATTTCTTTGCCGGTTAGTTCAGCGGATAAACTATATGAAATTCCCAGGTATATGATGACACAGTCAAATTGGAAAAATAACCTGGAAAAAGTAATAAAAAAGGCGAACCAATAA
- a CDS encoding acyltransferase codes for MKIGFLQFKPIFGAVELNLKKIEKHTRNVHADLLVLPELSNSGYIFTSKNEVEKLSENIPEGPTTKKLIEIANKNKTFIVCGVAEKQKSNYYNSAVLVGPKGYIGKYRKLHLFNDEKLWFKPGEKEPEVFSIKGVKIGIMICFDWIFPETMRVLSLKGAQIICHCANLVLPYCQKAMITRCIENRVFAITANRTGSETRRNKRLLFTGKSQIVDPYGKLLVSGKINQETVKIVNINPKNALNKNILGKNNLFKDRRINLYKGLIFP; via the coding sequence ATGAAAATAGGATTTTTACAGTTTAAGCCAATATTCGGAGCTGTTGAATTAAATCTTAAAAAGATTGAAAAACATACGCGAAATGTTCACGCTGATTTATTAGTTCTGCCTGAACTTAGTAATTCCGGATATATTTTTACTTCAAAAAATGAAGTCGAAAAATTATCAGAAAATATTCCGGAAGGGCCTACTACAAAAAAATTGATAGAGATAGCAAATAAAAATAAAACATTTATTGTTTGCGGAGTAGCTGAAAAACAAAAGAGTAATTATTATAACTCTGCAGTTTTGGTGGGCCCTAAGGGATATATCGGCAAATACAGGAAACTGCATTTATTCAACGATGAAAAACTATGGTTTAAACCCGGAGAAAAAGAACCGGAAGTTTTTTCAATAAAGGGCGTAAAAATAGGGATTATGATATGTTTTGACTGGATATTTCCTGAAACCATGCGTGTTTTAAGCCTCAAAGGAGCACAAATAATTTGCCACTGCGCAAATTTAGTTTTACCTTATTGTCAAAAGGCTATGATTACTAGATGTATAGAAAATCGCGTATTTGCCATTACAGCAAACAGAACCGGATCAGAAACAAGAAGAAATAAAAGGCTCCTGTTTACCGGCAAAAGCCAGATAGTTGACCCTTATGGTAAACTACTTGTTAGCGGAAAAATTAACCAGGAGACTGTAAAGATAGTGAACATTAATCCAAAAAACGCACTTAACAAAAATATTTTAGGTAAAAATAATTTGTTCAAAGATAGAAGAATAAATTTATACAAAGGCTTGATTTTCCCTTAA